In Pseudomonas fluorescens, a genomic segment contains:
- a CDS encoding IS3 family transposase (programmed frameshift), with protein sequence MSKYTTQFKLSAITAFLERGRGFRRVAAQFQMDPTLLRRWVEAYRLHGEASLSSTGQRYSALFKFSVLRCMWDDSLSLRRAAALFNLGDSTQVGRWQQQYYSGGIEALESGKRGLSTAMPKPPAKPRKTAAPLTSPEPEHKTLLDELQYLRMENAYLKKLGELGGGDEAGERTEEKARLVSELKQHFPLRDLLKLVSLARSTYYYQLKAMGVADRLSSIKASIQTIQNEHKGRFGYRRMTLELRKERSLINGKTVRRLMGELGLKCTVRPKKYRSYKGPMGEVSPNTLARQFEAEQPNQKWVTDVTEFKVAGKKLYLSPVLDLYNGEIVAYQTAIRPQYALVGEMLEKAIEGLPEGGKPMLHSDQGWHYRYPKYRERLEKAGLEQSMSRKGNCHDNATMESFFGTLKSEFYYRESFESVEQLQAGLDEYIHYYNHKRIKVKLGGLSPVAYRTRSAVA encoded by the exons ATGAGCAAGTACACCACGCAGTTCAAGCTATCTGCCATCACCGCTTTCCTTGAGCGAGGCCGAGGGTTTCGCCGGGTCGCCGCTCAATTTCAAATGGACCCCACCTTGCTTCGTCGTTGGGTCGAGGCTTATCGATTACACGGTGAGGCCAGCTTGAGCAGTACCGGCCAGCGTTACAGTGCCTTGTTCAAGTTCTCTGTTCTACGGTGCATGTGGGATGACTCCCTTTCCTTGCGCCGCGCAGCGGCGCTTTTCAACTTGGGGGATTCCACTCAGGTGGGCAGATGGCAACAGCAGTATTACAGTGGCGGTATTGAAGCCCTGGAGTCAGGGAAAAGAGGACTGAGCACCGCTATGCCTAAACCACCTGCTAAACCACGCAAAACCGCTGCCCCACTCACCAGCCCTGAGCCTGAGCACAAGACGTTACTTGATGAGCTCCAATACCTACGGATGGAGAACGCTTATCTAAAAAAGCTTGGGGAGTTAGGC GGCGGTGATGAGGCGGGAGAAAGAACAGAAGAAAAAGCCCGATTAGTCAGTGAGCTTAAGCAACACTTTCCCTTGCGTGACTTGCTCAAGCTAGTGAGCCTTGCGCGAAGTACGTACTACTACCAACTCAAGGCGATGGGCGTTGCGGACCGACTTTCCTCGATCAAAGCTTCTATCCAGACCATCCAAAACGAGCATAAGGGCCGCTTTGGTTACCGTCGGATGACGCTAGAACTACGTAAAGAAAGATCGCTGATCAACGGTAAAACGGTACGACGACTGATGGGGGAGCTGGGTCTGAAATGCACGGTGCGGCCTAAGAAATACAGGTCGTATAAAGGGCCGATGGGCGAAGTGTCGCCCAACACCTTGGCTCGTCAGTTCGAGGCTGAGCAACCGAATCAGAAATGGGTGACGGATGTCACCGAGTTCAAAGTGGCCGGCAAAAAGCTGTACTTGTCCCCAGTTTTGGACTTGTACAACGGAGAAATCGTGGCCTATCAGACGGCAATACGTCCCCAATATGCCTTGGTGGGCGAGATGCTGGAAAAAGCTATTGAAGGCTTACCTGAGGGCGGCAAGCCAATGCTGCATTCAGATCAAGGCTGGCACTATCGATATCCAAAGTACCGGGAGAGGCTAGAAAAAGCAGGGCTGGAGCAAAGCATGTCACGCAAAGGAAACTGCCATGACAACGCCACAATGGAGAGTTTCTTCGGCACGCTGAAGTCAGAGTTCTACTATCGGGAAAGCTTTGAAAGCGTGGAGCAGTTGCAAGCGGGGCTGGATGAGTACATCCATTACTACAACCATAAGCGAATCAAAGTGAAGCTTGGCGGACTGAGCCCTGTAGCGTACAGGACCCGGTCCGCTGTAGCCTAA
- a CDS encoding TIGR02444 family protein codes for MCADLWSFALSTYTRPGVEAACLRLQEQGADVCLLLCGAWLEQRGVGCVPERVQALQQIARPWQMQVIEPLRRVRVQWRELAQQDESLAALRERVKALELDAERQLLARLEALVLGWQAGDGVGQPQWLERLATEDAANLDPDALQQLRVEVTGT; via the coding sequence ATGTGTGCTGACCTGTGGAGCTTTGCCCTCTCGACTTACACCCGCCCGGGCGTGGAGGCCGCGTGCCTGCGCCTCCAGGAACAAGGAGCGGATGTGTGCCTGTTGCTCTGCGGGGCCTGGCTGGAACAACGAGGTGTAGGGTGTGTACCCGAGCGCGTGCAGGCACTGCAACAAATTGCCCGGCCTTGGCAGATGCAGGTCATCGAACCCTTGCGTCGGGTGCGGGTGCAATGGCGAGAGCTGGCACAGCAGGATGAATCATTGGCGGCATTGCGGGAACGGGTCAAGGCCCTGGAGCTGGATGCCGAGCGACAGTTGCTGGCACGCCTGGAGGCGTTGGTTCTGGGATGGCAGGCGGGTGATGGCGTGGGTCAACCGCAATGGTTGGAAAGACTGGCGACTGAGGATGCCGCCAACCTTGACCCCGACGCGCTGCAGCAGCTGCGCGTCGAAGTCACCGGCACTTAG
- the exbD gene encoding TonB system transport protein ExbD, which produces MGLHLNQGDDELVENHEINVTPFIDVMLVLLIIFMVAAPLATVDIKVDLPASSAKPAPRPEKPIFLSVKADQRLFLGEEEVKAETLGPVLDAKTQGKKDTTIFFQADKGVDYGDLMSVMDALRAAGYLKVGLVGLETAAKK; this is translated from the coding sequence ATGGGCCTGCATTTGAATCAAGGCGACGACGAACTCGTCGAGAACCACGAAATCAACGTCACGCCATTCATCGACGTGATGCTGGTGTTGCTGATCATCTTCATGGTGGCGGCACCCCTGGCCACCGTGGACATCAAGGTCGACCTGCCCGCCTCCAGCGCCAAGCCGGCGCCGCGGCCGGAGAAGCCGATCTTCCTCAGCGTCAAGGCGGACCAGCGCCTGTTCCTGGGCGAAGAAGAAGTCAAAGCCGAAACCCTGGGGCCAGTGCTCGATGCCAAGACCCAAGGCAAAAAGGACACGACGATCTTCTTCCAGGCTGATAAAGGCGTGGACTACGGCGACCTGATGAGCGTGATGGATGCCCTGCGGGCGGCCGGCTATCTGAAGGTGGGCCTGGTCGGACTTGAGACGGCAGCCAAGAAATGA
- a CDS encoding iron transporter, producing MKHLRNPLATALVLVSALAASTLTQAREYPIGGPVQVNDMEIASSYLVGIEMAPMPPGMVMSKDSVHLETDVHATADNKYGLSNGEWVPYLTITYSLVKQGSPDYKEIGTLLPMVAKDGAHYANNVKMDGPGTYTVVLRYESPQIKGFFHHVDKETGVPEWWGPFTKTFTFKYPQS from the coding sequence ATGAAACACCTGCGCAACCCCTTGGCCACCGCACTGGTACTTGTCAGCGCCCTGGCCGCCTCAACCCTGACCCAAGCCCGCGAGTACCCGATTGGCGGGCCCGTCCAGGTCAACGACATGGAAATCGCCTCCTCCTACCTGGTGGGCATCGAAATGGCCCCCATGCCACCGGGCATGGTGATGAGCAAGGATTCGGTGCACCTTGAAACGGATGTGCATGCCACCGCCGACAACAAATACGGCCTGTCCAATGGCGAGTGGGTGCCCTACCTGACCATCACCTACTCGCTGGTCAAGCAGGGTTCGCCCGACTACAAGGAAATCGGCACGCTGCTGCCGATGGTGGCCAAAGACGGCGCCCACTACGCCAACAACGTGAAAATGGACGGCCCCGGCACCTACACTGTGGTACTGCGCTACGAAAGCCCGCAGATCAAAGGTTTCTTCCACCACGTGGACAAGGAAACCGGCGTACCGGAATGGTGGGGGCCGTTCACCAAAACCTTCACCTTCAAATACCCGCAAAGCTGA
- a CDS encoding TonB family protein, which translates to MITTRHKLTRYGTSLAVVLGVHAIAIAIALHWSAPRQVLLPPAAMVIDLAPAPAPPPPAPPKVVTPPQPPAPVEELPLPKLAEAPKPTIQVPKPVKPKPKPQPPKPVEKKPEPPKEKPSEDPPSESPQTNAPAEKSAQPVPGPSPQQVAAKASWEGTLLAHLQKYKKYPPGAQARGKEGLNRLRFVVDADGNVLSYELVGRSGNADLDRATLDMIRRAQPLPKPPADMLKGGSIEIVAPFVYNIEKRRR; encoded by the coding sequence ATGATCACGACGCGCCACAAACTGACGCGTTATGGCACCAGCCTCGCCGTCGTGCTGGGCGTGCACGCCATCGCGATTGCCATCGCACTCCACTGGTCGGCACCGCGCCAGGTGCTGCTGCCACCGGCAGCCATGGTCATTGACCTGGCACCCGCGCCAGCGCCACCACCGCCAGCGCCGCCGAAAGTGGTGACGCCGCCGCAACCGCCTGCCCCGGTGGAAGAGTTGCCGCTGCCAAAACTGGCCGAGGCGCCCAAGCCGACGATCCAGGTGCCCAAGCCGGTCAAGCCCAAGCCCAAACCCCAGCCGCCCAAGCCGGTGGAGAAGAAGCCCGAGCCACCCAAGGAAAAACCTTCCGAGGACCCACCGAGCGAATCGCCACAGACCAACGCTCCGGCGGAAAAATCGGCCCAGCCGGTTCCTGGCCCATCGCCGCAACAGGTGGCCGCCAAGGCGTCCTGGGAAGGCACCCTGCTGGCGCACTTGCAGAAGTACAAGAAGTACCCGCCGGGCGCCCAGGCCCGAGGCAAGGAAGGCCTGAACCGCTTGCGCTTCGTGGTGGATGCCGATGGCAACGTGCTGTCCTATGAGCTGGTGGGCCGCTCCGGCAACGCCGACCTGGACCGTGCGACCCTGGACATGATCCGTCGTGCCCAGCCACTGCCCAAGCCACCGGCCGACATGTTGAAAGGCGGCAGCATCGAGATCGTTGCGCCGTTCGTTTACAACATCGAAAAACGTCGCCGGTAA
- the exbB gene encoding tonB-system energizer ExbB, protein MTRHTNPASPTKPHSPSRAWRAIAALLFSVLLAPTAAFADATAPATPPAAEQNAAPAVAPAATPAATDPAVPAAADESGVVLEEDNTLGMAHDLSPWGMYQNADVVVKAVMIGLAIASIITWTIWIAKGFELLGAKRRLRTEIVHLKKATTLKEASESATQKGTLANTLVHDALEEMRLSANTREKEGIKERVAFRLERLVAACGRNMSSGTGVLATIGSTAPFVGLFGTVWGIMNSFIGIAKTQTTNLAVVAPGIAEALLATALGLVAAIPAVVIYNVFARSIAGYKAQVSDASAEVLLLVSRDLDHLPTERSSQPHMVKVG, encoded by the coding sequence ATGACACGTCATACAAACCCCGCTTCGCCAACCAAGCCTCACAGCCCATCCCGCGCCTGGCGTGCGATTGCTGCGTTGCTGTTCAGCGTACTGCTGGCACCGACCGCCGCATTCGCTGATGCCACGGCGCCGGCCACCCCGCCTGCCGCCGAACAGAACGCCGCCCCTGCGGTTGCACCTGCCGCGACACCAGCCGCGACCGATCCGGCAGTGCCAGCCGCTGCCGACGAGTCCGGCGTAGTACTGGAAGAAGACAACACCCTGGGCATGGCCCACGACCTGTCCCCATGGGGCATGTACCAGAATGCTGACGTGGTGGTGAAAGCCGTGATGATCGGCCTGGCCATTGCCTCGATCATTACCTGGACCATCTGGATCGCCAAGGGCTTCGAGCTGCTGGGCGCCAAGCGTCGTCTGCGCACCGAGATCGTCCACCTGAAAAAAGCCACCACCCTCAAGGAAGCCAGTGAAAGCGCGACCCAAAAGGGCACCCTGGCCAATACCCTGGTGCACGACGCGCTGGAAGAAATGCGCCTATCGGCCAACACCCGCGAAAAAGAAGGTATCAAAGAGCGCGTAGCCTTCCGCCTGGAGCGTTTGGTCGCAGCCTGCGGTCGTAACATGAGCAGCGGCACCGGCGTGCTGGCTACCATCGGTTCCACTGCGCCGTTCGTCGGCCTGTTCGGTACCGTGTGGGGCATCATGAACAGCTTCATCGGCATCGCCAAAACCCAGACCACCAACCTTGCCGTCGTTGCCCCCGGCATCGCCGAGGCCCTGCTGGCTACAGCCCTGGGCCTGGTTGCCGCGATTCCTGCGGTGGTGATCTACAACGTCTTCGCCCGTTCGATTGCCGGCTACAAGGCCCAGGTATCGGACGCGTCGGCAGAAGTCCTGCTGCTGGTGAGCCGCGACCTCGACCACCTGCCTACCGAGCGCAGCTCGCAACCGCACATGGTGAAAGTGGGGTAA
- a CDS encoding aminoacyl-tRNA deacylase and HDOD domain-containing protein has protein sequence MSEVALATTPLTAPPVIRALLAKLAISYTEVAEQPGLNPAQKVQAVLLEDAVGALMVLFPQSQLLDLNRLTELTGRRLTAVSPDRVKRMLGKHDLSLLPGLPPLTSSPCLYEGSLLNEPSLLVHSGEAGVLLEISSEAFKTMLTKASAGQFGEPLSNIRPNLDRPNDDREEITQAMQAFTARRIQQRLEATIEIPPLADTAQKIIKLRVDPNATIDDITGVVETDPALAAQVVSWAASPYYASPGKIRSVEDAIVRVLGFDLVINLALGLALGKTLSLPKDHPHQATPYWHQSIYTAAVIEGLTRAMPRAQRPEAGLTYLAGLLHNFGYLLLAHVFPPHFSLICRHLEVNPHLCHSYVEQHLLGISREQIGAWLMRYWDMPDELSTALRFQHDPTYDGQYAEYPNLVCLAVRLLRSRGIGSGPDETIPDVLLERLGLSRDKAEEVVGKVLDAEVLLRELASQFSQG, from the coding sequence ATGTCAGAAGTTGCCCTCGCCACAACCCCACTGACCGCCCCGCCGGTTATTCGGGCGTTGCTTGCAAAACTCGCCATCAGCTACACGGAAGTCGCCGAACAACCGGGCCTGAATCCTGCGCAAAAGGTCCAGGCGGTGTTGCTGGAAGATGCCGTGGGCGCACTGATGGTGCTGTTCCCACAGAGCCAGTTGCTCGACCTCAACCGCCTCACCGAACTCACCGGGCGTCGCCTCACGGCGGTATCACCGGATCGCGTCAAACGCATGCTGGGCAAGCACGACCTGAGCCTGTTGCCGGGCCTGCCACCACTGACCAGTTCACCGTGCCTGTACGAAGGCAGCCTGCTCAACGAACCCAGCCTGCTGGTGCATTCAGGCGAAGCCGGGGTATTGCTGGAAATCTCCAGCGAAGCCTTCAAGACCATGCTCACCAAGGCCAGCGCCGGCCAGTTCGGTGAGCCGCTGAGCAACATCCGCCCCAACCTCGACCGCCCCAATGATGACCGCGAGGAAATCACCCAAGCGATGCAGGCGTTCACGGCCCGCCGCATCCAGCAACGCCTGGAAGCGACCATCGAGATTCCGCCGCTGGCTGACACCGCGCAGAAGATCATCAAGCTGCGCGTCGACCCCAATGCGACCATCGACGATATCACCGGCGTGGTGGAAACCGACCCGGCCCTGGCCGCCCAGGTGGTCAGTTGGGCCGCATCGCCCTACTACGCCTCGCCGGGCAAGATCCGTTCGGTGGAAGACGCCATCGTGCGGGTGCTGGGCTTTGACCTGGTGATCAACCTGGCGCTTGGCCTGGCCCTGGGCAAAACCCTGAGCCTGCCCAAGGACCACCCGCACCAGGCTACGCCGTACTGGCACCAATCGATCTACACCGCCGCCGTGATCGAAGGCCTGACCCGTGCCATGCCACGCGCCCAGCGCCCCGAAGCCGGCCTGACCTACCTGGCCGGCTTGCTGCACAACTTCGGCTACCTGCTGCTGGCCCATGTGTTCCCGCCGCATTTCTCGCTGATCTGCCGGCACCTGGAGGTCAACCCGCACCTGTGCCACAGCTATGTCGAGCAGCATCTGCTGGGCATCAGCCGCGAGCAGATCGGCGCCTGGCTGATGCGCTACTGGGACATGCCGGACGAACTGTCCACCGCCCTGCGCTTCCAGCACGACCCGACCTACGACGGCCAGTATGCCGAGTACCCGAACCTGGTATGCCTGGCCGTGCGCCTGTTGCGCAGCCGTGGCATTGGTTCCGGCCCGGATGAAACGATCCCGGATGTGCTGCTCGAGCGCCTGGGCTTGAGCCGTGACAAGGCCGAGGAAGTGGTGGGCAAAGTGCTGGATGCCGAAGTGCTGTTGCGCGAATTGGCGTCCCAGTTCAGCCAGGGCTGA
- a CDS encoding FTR1 family iron permease, which yields MLACLLIVFREVLEAGIVVGIVMAATQGLARRGLFIGGGIAAGVLGAGILALFTGAITQALQGFGQEIFNAAILVVAVVMLGWHNLWMASHGRELATQLRSASNAVLNGEKSLWALAVVITVAVLREGSEIVLFLYGIAASSQADPLSMLAGGVLGIAAGAALSWLMYRGLVAISLKRLFSITGWMIALLAAGMAGRAAAILAGIDLIPAWGYQLWDTSWLVSDASLTGRALTALVGYTDRPLGVQLVAWSVTLALLVLGNRLLHSRPTQSR from the coding sequence ATGCTGGCCTGTCTGTTGATCGTGTTTCGAGAAGTGCTGGAAGCCGGGATTGTGGTGGGGATCGTGATGGCCGCCACCCAGGGCCTGGCGCGGCGCGGGCTGTTTATCGGCGGCGGGATCGCAGCCGGCGTACTGGGCGCGGGGATCCTCGCACTCTTTACCGGCGCAATCACCCAGGCACTCCAGGGCTTTGGCCAGGAGATTTTCAACGCAGCCATTCTGGTGGTCGCCGTGGTCATGCTGGGCTGGCACAACCTGTGGATGGCCAGCCATGGTCGCGAGTTGGCCACCCAACTGCGCAGCGCCAGCAATGCGGTACTCAACGGCGAAAAATCACTCTGGGCGCTGGCCGTGGTGATCACCGTGGCGGTGCTGCGCGAAGGCTCGGAAATCGTGCTGTTCCTCTATGGCATCGCCGCGTCGAGCCAGGCAGACCCACTGTCGATGCTGGCCGGTGGCGTGCTCGGCATCGCCGCCGGCGCCGCGCTGTCCTGGCTGATGTACCGCGGCCTGGTCGCCATCAGCCTCAAGCGTCTGTTTTCGATTACCGGTTGGATGATCGCCTTGCTCGCCGCCGGCATGGCGGGGCGGGCGGCCGCGATCCTCGCCGGTATCGACCTGATCCCCGCCTGGGGCTACCAACTCTGGGACACGTCCTGGCTGGTCTCCGACGCCAGCCTCACCGGCCGCGCCTTGACCGCGCTGGTGGGCTACACCGACCGGCCGCTGGGCGTCCAACTGGTCGCCTGGTCCGTCACCCTTGCGCTCCTGGTGCTGGGTAACCGCTTGCTGCATTCACGCCCGACGCAATCACGTTAA
- a CDS encoding cupredoxin domain-containing protein gives MPTLARLALLLLAFPVVAQADQLVTLVIQNHTFSPSSFEVPAGERFRIQLTSHDESVDEFESYDMKFEKIIVPGNTVTVFAGPLHPGTYTFFDDYHPDQAKGTVTAVEAKE, from the coding sequence ATGCCCACTCTTGCCCGGCTGGCTCTCCTCCTGCTGGCTTTTCCCGTCGTTGCGCAGGCGGATCAACTGGTCACCCTGGTCATTCAAAACCACACCTTCAGCCCCTCAAGTTTCGAGGTGCCGGCCGGTGAGCGCTTTCGCATTCAACTCACCAGCCACGACGAAAGCGTCGATGAGTTCGAAAGCTATGACATGAAATTCGAAAAAATCATCGTCCCCGGCAACACCGTGACGGTGTTCGCCGGCCCGCTGCATCCCGGCACTTACACCTTCTTCGATGACTACCACCCCGACCAGGCCAAAGGCACGGTCACTGCCGTCGAGGCCAAGGAGTAA
- the recG gene encoding ATP-dependent DNA helicase RecG: MTELSQVPVTALKGVGEAMAEKLAKVGLENLQDVLFHLPLRYQDRTRVVPIGHLRPGQDAVVEGTVSGADVVMGKRRSLVVRLQDGTGGLSLRFYHFSNAQKEGLKRGTRVRCYGEARPGASGLEIYHPEYRAITGDEPPPVDTTLTPIYPLTEGLTQQRLRQLCMQTLTMLGPTSLPDWLPQELARDYQLAPLADAIRYLHHPPADADVDELALGHHWAQHRLAFEELLTHQLSQQRLRESMRSLRAPAMPKATRLPAQYLANLGFAPTGAQQRVGNEIAYDLSQKEPMLRLIQGDVGAGKTVVAALAALQALEAGYQVALMAPTEILAEQHFITFKRWLEPLGLEVAWLAGKLKGKNRAAALEQIAAGAPMVVGTHALFQDEVTFKNLALVIIDEQHRFGVQQRLALRQKGVGGRMSPHQLIMTATPIPRTLAMSAYADLDTSILDELPPGRTPVNTVLVTDTRRVEVIERVRGACAEGRQAYWVCTLIEESEELTCQAAETTYEDLTSALGELKVGLIHGRMKPAEKAAVMAEFKAGNLQLLVATTVIEVGVDVPNASLMIIENPERLGLAQLHQLRGRVGRGSAASHCVLLYHPPLSQIGRQRLGIMRETNDGFVIAEKDLELRGPGEMLGTRQTGLLQFKVADLMRDADLLPAVRDAAQALLERWPHHVSPLLDRWLRHGQQYGQV, from the coding sequence ATGACAGAGCTGTCGCAGGTGCCAGTGACGGCACTCAAGGGTGTCGGTGAAGCCATGGCCGAGAAGCTGGCCAAGGTCGGCCTGGAGAACCTCCAGGACGTGCTGTTCCACCTGCCCCTGCGCTATCAGGATCGCACCCGCGTAGTGCCCATCGGCCACTTGCGGCCTGGACAGGACGCAGTGGTCGAAGGCACCGTCAGCGGCGCCGACGTGGTCATGGGCAAGCGCCGCAGCCTGGTGGTGCGCCTGCAGGACGGCACCGGTGGCCTGAGCCTGCGCTTCTACCATTTCAGCAACGCGCAGAAGGAAGGCCTCAAGCGCGGCACCCGCGTGCGCTGCTACGGCGAGGCGCGGCCCGGCGCTTCTGGCCTGGAAATCTATCATCCGGAATACCGCGCCATTACCGGCGACGAGCCACCGCCGGTCGACACCACGCTCACACCGATCTACCCGTTGACCGAAGGCCTGACCCAACAGCGCCTGCGCCAACTGTGCATGCAGACCCTGACGATGCTCGGCCCCACCAGCCTGCCCGACTGGCTGCCCCAGGAGCTGGCGCGCGACTACCAGCTGGCGCCGCTGGCTGATGCGATTCGCTACCTGCACCACCCACCGGCCGACGCCGATGTCGACGAATTGGCCCTGGGTCATCACTGGGCCCAGCATCGCCTGGCGTTCGAAGAGCTGCTGACCCACCAACTGTCCCAACAGCGCCTACGCGAAAGCATGCGCTCCCTGCGCGCACCAGCGATGCCCAAGGCCACGCGCCTGCCTGCGCAGTACCTGGCCAACCTCGGCTTTGCGCCGACCGGCGCCCAGCAGCGCGTGGGCAATGAAATCGCCTACGACTTGAGCCAGAAGGAGCCCATGCTGCGGCTGATCCAGGGCGACGTGGGCGCAGGCAAGACCGTGGTTGCCGCCCTCGCCGCCTTGCAGGCCCTGGAAGCCGGGTACCAAGTCGCGCTGATGGCGCCCACCGAGATCCTCGCCGAGCAGCACTTCATCACCTTCAAGCGCTGGCTCGAACCCCTGGGCCTGGAAGTGGCATGGCTGGCGGGCAAGCTCAAGGGCAAGAACCGCGCAGCCGCCCTCGAACAGATCGCCGCCGGCGCACCGATGGTGGTGGGTACCCACGCGCTGTTCCAGGACGAAGTGACGTTCAAGAACCTGGCCCTGGTGATCATCGACGAACAACACCGTTTCGGCGTGCAACAACGCCTGGCCCTGCGTCAGAAAGGCGTGGGCGGCCGCATGAGCCCGCACCAACTGATCATGACCGCCACGCCGATCCCGCGCACCCTGGCCATGAGTGCCTACGCCGACCTCGACACCTCGATCCTTGACGAACTGCCTCCCGGCCGAACCCCGGTCAACACCGTGCTGGTCACCGACACCCGCCGCGTGGAAGTGATCGAGCGCGTGCGTGGCGCCTGTGCCGAAGGGCGCCAGGCGTACTGGGTGTGCACGTTGATTGAAGAATCCGAAGAGCTGACCTGCCAGGCCGCCGAGACCACGTATGAAGACCTCACCAGCGCCCTCGGCGAGCTCAAGGTCGGGCTGATCCACGGCCGCATGAAGCCGGCAGAGAAAGCTGCGGTGATGGCCGAATTCAAGGCCGGCAACCTGCAACTGCTGGTGGCCACCACGGTCATCGAAGTCGGTGTGGACGTGCCCAACGCCAGCCTGATGATCATCGAAAACCCCGAGCGCCTGGGCCTGGCGCAACTGCACCAGTTGCGCGGCCGCGTCGGCCGGGGCAGCGCCGCCAGCCACTGTGTGCTGCTCTACCACCCTCCACTGTCGCAGATCGGTCGTCAGCGCCTGGGCATCATGCGTGAAACCAACGACGGTTTTGTCATTGCCGAGAAAGACCTCGAACTGCGCGGCCCCGGCGAGATGCTCGGTACCCGCCAGACCGGCCTGCTGCAATTCAAGGTCGCCGACCTGATGCGCGACGCCGACCTGCTGCCCGCTGTGCGCGATGCGGCGCAAGCGCTGCTGGAGCGCTGGCCGCATCACGTCAGCCCGCTGCTGGATCGCTGGCTTCGCCATGGGCAGCAATACGGCCAAGTGTGA
- a CDS encoding hydrogen peroxide-inducible genes activator: MTLTELRYIVTLAQEQHFGHAAERCHVSQPTLSVGVKKLEDELGVLIFERSKSAVRLTPVGEGIVAQAQKVLEQAQSIRELAQAGKNQLTAPLKVGAIYTVGPYLFPHLIPQLHRVAPQMPLYIEENFTHVLRDKLRNGELDAIIIALPFNEADVLTLPLYDEPFYVLMPASHPWTQKDTIDAALLNDKSLLLLGEGHCFRDQVLEACPTKGNDGAKHTTVESSSLETIRHMVASGLGISILPLSAVDSHHYAPGVIEVRPLTPPVPFRTVAIAWRASFPRPKAIEILADSIRLCSVAKPPAAS, translated from the coding sequence ATGACTCTTACAGAATTACGCTACATCGTGACCCTCGCCCAAGAACAACACTTCGGCCACGCGGCCGAGCGTTGCCACGTCAGCCAGCCGACGCTATCGGTGGGCGTGAAGAAGCTTGAAGACGAACTCGGTGTGCTGATTTTCGAGCGCAGCAAAAGCGCCGTGCGCCTGACCCCGGTGGGTGAAGGCATTGTTGCCCAGGCCCAGAAGGTCCTGGAACAAGCGCAAAGCATTCGCGAACTGGCCCAGGCCGGCAAGAACCAGCTGACCGCACCGCTGAAAGTCGGCGCCATCTACACCGTCGGCCCCTACCTGTTCCCGCACTTGATTCCGCAACTGCACCGCGTCGCGCCGCAGATGCCGCTGTATATCGAAGAAAACTTCACCCACGTGCTACGCGACAAACTGCGCAACGGCGAGCTGGACGCGATCATCATTGCCCTGCCGTTCAACGAGGCGGACGTGCTCACCCTGCCGCTCTACGACGAGCCGTTCTACGTATTGATGCCGGCCTCGCACCCGTGGACGCAAAAAGACACCATCGACGCGGCCCTGCTCAACGACAAGAGCCTGCTGCTGCTCGGTGAGGGCCACTGCTTCCGCGACCAAGTGCTGGAAGCCTGCCCGACCAAGGGCAACGACGGCGCCAAGCACACCACGGTGGAATCCAGCTCCCTGGAAACCATTCGCCACATGGTCGCTTCCGGCCTCGGCATCTCGATCCTGCCGCTGTCGGCGGTGGACAGCCATCACTACGCCCCCGGCGTGATCGAAGTGCGCCCACTCACGCCACCGGTGCCGTTCCGCACCGTGGCAATCGCCTGGCGCGCCAGTTTCCCGCGGCCCAAAGCCATCGAGATCCTCGCTGACTCGATCCGCCTGTGCTCGGTGGCCAAGCCGCCTGCCGCGAGCTAA